One stretch of Prunus persica cultivar Lovell chromosome G1, Prunus_persica_NCBIv2, whole genome shotgun sequence DNA includes these proteins:
- the LOC18791252 gene encoding pectate lyase — MAKLFNSYILLFFFFLSFAAIIANAESDQPQQLDEYWKKRAEQAENYTMESYEPNPQRVTDEFNAEVGELIMGKNETRRNLKGQKKYVGPCKVTNPIDSCWRCDPNWANNRMKIVDCIQGFGRKTTGGKGGPIYVVTDPSDGDLVNPRPGTLRHAVIQKGPLWITFARNMVIKLQQELMVASDKTIDGRGANVNIFDGAGITIQFVKNVIITNLHIKQIKAKEGGIIRDSVDHFGQRTKSDGDGISIFGSSNIWIDHVSMENCTDGLIDAIMGSTGITISNCHFTKHNEVLLFGASNSYTQDKMMQITVAFNHFGKGLVQRMPRCRHGFFHVVNNDYTHWLMYAIGGSMNPTIISQGNRFIAGLNSATKEVTKREYTAEAEWKNWLWKSEGDLFMNGAFFVESGSPANLRADKLDMIPFKPGTYVTKMTKFAGALDCFVGKPC; from the exons atggCAAAATTATTTAACTCATAtatccttctcttcttctttttcttatccTTTGCTGCAATTATTGCCAATGCCGAAAGTGATCAACCTCAACAATTAGATGAGTATTGGAAAAAACGAGCTGAGCAAGCCGAAAACTACACCATGGAATCTTACGAACCAAATCCTCAGAGAGTCACCGACGAGTTCAATGCTGAAGTTGGCGA GCTTATAATGGGGAAAAACGAGACAAGAAGGAACTTGAAGGGTCAAAAGAAATATGTTGGTCCATGCAAGGTAACCAACCCAATTGACTCCTGCTGGAGGTGTGACCCTAACTGGGCCAACAACCGCATGAAGATCGTGGACTGTATCCAAGGCTTCGGTCGCAAGACCACCGGGGGTAAAGGCGGACCTATTTATGTCGTGACTGATCCCTCAGATGGCGACTTGGTAAACCCTAGACCGGGAACCCTGCGTCACGCCGTGATTCAAAAAGGGCCTCTTTGGATCACCTTTGCACGCAACATGGTGATTAAGCTGCAGCAAGAGCTGATGGTGGCCAGTGACAAGACCATTGATGGTAGGGGAGCCAATGTTAACATATTTGACGGTGCTGGCATTACCATCCAGTTTGTGAAGAATGTGATCATCACCAACCTTCACATCAAACAAATTAAGGCCAAAGAAGGTGGAATTATCAGAGACTCCGTCGACCATTTTGGTCAGAGGACCAAGAGTGATGGTGATGGCATCTCCATCTTCGGCTCCTCCAACATTTGGATTGACCACGTTTCCATGGAAAATTGCACAGATGGGCTCATAGACGCCATCATGGGTTCCACCGGTATCACCATCTCCAACTGCCACTTCACTAAGCACAATGAG GTGCTGTTGTTCGGTGCCAGCAACAGCTACACTCAAGACAAGATGATGCAAATTACTGTGGCCTTCAACCACTTTGGTAAGGGTTTGGTGCAGAGGATGCCAAGGTGCCGGCACGGATTCTTCCACGTGGTGAACAACGACTACACCCACTGGCTCATGTATGCCATTGGTGGCAGCATGAACCCTACCATCATCAGCCAGGGTAACAGGTTCATTGCTGGTTTAAACTCCGCCACCAAAGAG GTGACGAAGAGGGAGTATACGGCAGAAGCGGAGTGGAAGAATTGGCTTTGGAAATCTGAGGGAGATTTGTTTATGAATGGAGCATTCTTTGTTGAATCTGGGAGCCCAGCCAATTTGCGCGCAGACAAGCTTGATATGATTCCCTTCAAGCCCGGCACCTACGTCACAAAAATGACTAAGTTTGCCGGCGCTCTTGACTGCTTTGTGGGCAAACCATGTTAG